DNA sequence from the Gaiella occulta genome:
CTCCTCGCCGGGCTGTCCGGGGTCGTCAACGCGACCATCGCCCTCGACGTCGCGGTCCACAACACGCTCTGGATCGTCGGCCACTTCCACCACATGGCGATGCTCAACATCGGCCTGGTCGTGTTCGGCGCCACCTACGCGCTGCTGCCCGAGCTCTCCGGGAAGGCGCTCTACAGCGAGCGGCTTGCGTGGATCCACGTGTGGACGACGTTCGGGGTGGGCACGGCCTTCTTCGGGCTCTGGCTCGTCCAGGGCCTCGACGGCGCTCCGCGGCGCTGGGCCGTGCTGCCGTCGGAGTACGACACGCTGACGCGGGTCTCGCTCGGCTTCGTCGTCCTGCTGGCGGCCGTGCAGGCGCTCTTCTTCTGGAACGTGCTGCAGACGCTGCGCGGCAAGGCCGGCATCGCCACGTTCGACGAGCGCGGCATCCCCGAGCCCGCCCCGCCGCGCGACTGGACCGTGCCCGCGGCCGAGGGCGCGCTCGTGCTCACCGCGCTCTCGCTCGCGTTCGTCTTCGCGCTGGGCGGCTATCTCGTCGGGCGCGAGTACGGGAAGGGCGGCGGCGCGACGACGGTGACGGCGCCGGCGACGACGGGCGGCGGTGGGACGGCCGCGGGCGACCCGGCGAAGGGCAAGGAGGTGTTCGCCGCTGCGGGCTGCGGGGCCTGTCACACGTTCGCCGCGGCGGGGGCGTCAGGCAACGTCGGCCCGTCGCTCGACGGCAACGCGAGCCTGTCGCGGGACCTCGTCGTCGCGCGCGTGACGAACGGCGTCGGTGCGATGCCGAAGTTCGACGATCGGCTCAGCGGGCAGCAGATCCAGGACGTCGCCGCGTACGTCGTGCAGAGCACGACGAAGTAGCGTCGCGCCTCAGCCGGCCGCGTCGCGCGCCATCGCCGCGATCGTGCGTCCGAGCAGGGGCGCGAACTTGAAGCCGTGGCCCGAGCAGGCGGAGGCGACGACGACGCGGCCGTGGCGCTCGAGGACGAAGCTCTCGTCGGCGGTGCTCGTGTAGAGGCAGGTCTCCGCGCCGACCGGCGAGGGATCGACCTCCGGGAAGCGGCGTGCGACCCAGGTCGACGCCCAGCGCACGACCGCTTCGTCGGGCTCGCCGCGCTCGTCCGGGTTGGCGGGCGGGCCCGCATGATGGAGGCCGCACTTGAGGCCGATGCCGGGCGCCGGCAGGGCGTAGTTGATCAGGCCGGGGCGTCGCAGGCCGTGGGCGCGAGCGTCCGGTACCGCGTCGTCGACGACGGTCGGTAGCTCGAGAGCGCCGGGAAGGTCGAAGTAGGTCACGGTCTCGCGGGTCGGTACGACGGCGAGCTCGATGCGAAGCGGCGCCAGCAGCGCCTGCGCCCAGGCTCCGGCGGCGACGACGACCGCGCGGGCGACGATCTCCTCGCGCGCCGTGTGCACGCGCACGACGCCGGGGCCGAGCTCGATCTCCGTCACGGGAGTGTTCTCGAGGATCTCGGCGCCGCTCTGCCGCGCCGCCGCGGCGAATGCGGCGTGCGCGCGGTCGGCAAGCGTCGTGCCTCCGTCCGGCTGGTAGAGCACCGGTTCGCCCGGGTCGGCGTCGATCGGCCAGCGCATGCTCACGTCGCGCCCGTCGAGGAGCTCGTAGCGGACGCCGCAGGATGCGAGCGCACGCGCGTGCTCGAGCGCGATCGGCCCGAAGTCGAGCGCGCCGGCCGTGACGATGAGCGTCTCCCCGCACTCCGCCTCCAGCTCGCGCCACCCCTCCCGTGCCCCCTGCGCCAGGCGCACGTAGTGGGCGTCCGGGTATGCGAGCCGGAAGATGCGGGAGCCGCCGTGGCTCGAGCCGCGATCGTGGCCCAGCTCGAACTGCTCGAGCAGGAGCACCGCGCGACCGCCCTGCGCCAGGGCGCGGGCCGCCGCGACCCCGGTGATCCCGCCGCCGACGACGACGATATCCGCATCGCGCCCCATCTCCGGGCGATCCTACGGGAGGACGGCTAGCTCGAGATCGCCCGAGCGGCCTTCGACGCCGCCCGCGACAGGGCCTGGTAGGCGCGGGTGCGGGCCGCGGCGTCGCCGCTCGCCTCGGCGGCCTCGACGTCGCGCACGCGGGAGGCGACGCCGGAGTCGATCGGGTCGCGGCCGAAGGCGAGGAGCGCCTCGGACACGCCGAGCCGCCGCGCGAGCTCCCGCATCACCTGGAGCGACGGAATCCGCTCCCCGCGCTCGATGCGCGAGATGTAGGCGGCGCTGCACCCGGGGAACGCGAGCTCGCGCTGGCTCATCGCGGCGGCCTCCCGTGCCTCGTGCAGGCGCCGGCCGACGGCGACCGGGTCGTCGTAGTGCGGTGTCCGGGCCCGTTTGAAGGTGATCGCTCCCGTGTAGCTCATACTTACATCGACAACGGTACAGGTTCCGCGCGCCGAGGGGAAGAGGGAGCCGTCGGCCGGAGCGCGGGCCGTCGACGTCGTCGACGTGCGATGCTCGTGCCGTGGAGATCGGCTTCGACGCGCTGTTCCGCCCGGGCTCGGCACACACGAGCGGCTGGCGCCGGATGCCGGCCGTGGCCGCGGAGGCGATGGTGGCGACGAGCCATCCGCTCGCGACCCGCGCGGGCCTCGCTGCGCTCGACCGCGGCGGCAACGCGGTCGACGCGGCTCTCGCTGCCGCGGCCGTGCTCACCGTCGCCGAGCCGACCGACAACGGGCCGGGAGGGGACGCGTTCGCGCTGGTCTGGGACGGCGCGACGCTCCACGGGGCGAACGGCTCCGGCCGCTCGCCGGCCGTGCTCGACGCCGACCGCGCCGATGCGGCGGGGCCGCGGTCGGTGACGGTGCCGGGGGCCGTGCGCCTGTGGGCCGACCTCGCCGTGCGCTTCGGCCGGCTCGGGCTCGACGCGGCGTTGGCGCCGGCGGCCGCGCTCGCGGAGAGCGGCCTCGCGTGCACGGCGCGCATCGCGGACAAGTGGGCACGGGCGGAGCGTGCGCCGTGGCCCGCGCCCCGCGTGGGCGAGCGCTATCGGCTTCCCGAGCTCGGCGCGACGCTGCGGGGCATCGCCGAGCGCGGCCCGCAGGCGTTCTACGAGGGACCGGTGGCGGCGGCGATCGCGTCGGCGACGTGGCTCGAGGAGAGCGACCTGGCCGAGCACCGGACGGAGTGGGTCGAGCCGCTTCGGCACGACTACCGCGGTGTCGAGGTGTGCGAGCTGCCGCCCAACGGCCAGGGGGCGGCGGCGCTGCTCGCGCTCGCACTCTACGACGGTCTCGAGCCGGGCCTGCACGCGCAGATCGAGGCGATGAAGCTCGCGCTCGCCGACACGCGGGCGGTCGTGCACGACGGCGCGCTCCCCGGCGACTTCCTCGCTCCCGAGCGGCTGGCGGCGCGCCGGGCGCTCGTGCGGCCGGCGGCGGCGCTCGACCCGGTGCTCCGGCTGCCGCGCGGCGGCACGACGTACCTGTGCGCCGTCGATGCCGACGGCATGGCGGTGTCGCTGATCCAGAGCATCTACGAGTCGTTCGGCTCCGGCGTCGTCGCCCCCGGCACCGGTGTCTCGCTGCACAACCGCGCCGCCGGCTTCTCCGCCGAGCCCGGCCATCCCAACGCGCTCGCGCCGGGCAAGCGCCCGTACCACACGATCATCCCCGGCATGCTGCTCGAGGGCGGGCGCATGCTGGGGCCGTTCGGGGTGATGGGGGGCCCGATGCAGCCGCAGGGCCACTTCCAGCTTCTGCTGCGGCTCGTCGACCACGGCGACGACCCGCAGGCTGCTCTCGACGCCCCGCGCTGGCGCGTCGAGGGCGGTCGCGTCGTCACGCTCGAGCCGGGGTTGTGGCAGGCCGCGGAGCGGCTGCGCCTGCTCGGCCATGACGCCGTCCGCGGCTCGTCACCGCACCCGTTCGGCGTCGGCCAGATGATCCTGCGCTGCGGCGAGGGGCTGATCGGCGGCTCGGACGGCCGCGGCGACGGCTTCGCGGCGGGCTACTGATCCGCGCGGTGCCGTACCGTCGAGGCGACCGACACGACCCCGGGAACGCGTGAGACGAAGGTCGACGCGATGCGGGCGTCGTCGGCCGTCGGCATCTCGCCGCTGAGCGTCACCGCTCCGTCGTCGACCGACACGCGCACGGTGCCCTCCTCGAGCCAGAGCACCCGGCGCAGCACGTCCTCCTCGATCTCGCGCCGGATCTCCTCGTCGCTGCGAGCGAACGCGCGCACGAGGTCGCCGCGGCTGACGAGCCCCGCGAGCGTCCCGTCCCGGTCGACGACGGGCAGCCGGTTGACGCCCTCTTCGAGCATCACCCGTGCGGCCTCGGCGACCGGCCGTCCCGGGGTGATCGTGAGCGCGGGCGCCGACATCGCCTCGCCGACGGTGACGGCGACGCTGCGCTGCGCCCAGGCCGGATCCGGCATCGCGAGCCAGCGCAGCAGCCCGCCTGCCGGGCGGGCCTCCGCTTCCTTCACGAGCACGTCCGCCTCGGAGATGACGCCGAGCACCTTGCCGTCCTCTGCCACGACGGGCATGCCCGAGATGCCGCGACCGGCGAGCAGGCCCGCGGCCTCCTTGAGCGACATGCCGGGCGTGGCCGTCACGACCTCGGTCGTCATCACGTCCTTGACCTTCATCGGAGCGCCTCCTTGTCGTTGGCCGCATCCTCGCGGCTGCCCTGCCCGGTGGCATCGGGGTGATCGCGGATCGGCCTGCGGATCAGCCGCGCAGCGCCCGGAGCGCGTTGAGGATGACCGCGACGTCGATCACCTCTTGCAGCAGCGCGCCCCACACGGGCGGCAGGTAGCCGAACGCGGCGACGATCATCGCCGTGATCGAGAGCCCGAGCCCGACGGTGACGCTCTGGCGGGCGATGTGGACGGAGCGGCGGCCGATGCGGATCGAGAGCGCGATGCGGTCGGCGCGGTCGACGGTGATGACGACGTCGGCCGCCTCGGACGACACCGTGGCGCCCTTGCCCGCCATCGCGATGCCGACGTCGGCGAGCGCCAGGGCGGGGGCGTCGTTGATCCCGTCTCCGACCATGACGACGGCCCCGCTCTCGCCGTGCGCGCCGATCATCGCCCGAACCGCATCGAGCTTGTCCTCGGGTGTCTGCTCGGCGAGCACGCGGTCGATGCCGGCAAGGCGCGCGACCTCGTCGGCGACTTCGCGGCGGTCGCCGGTGACGAGTGCGATCTCGGAGATGCCCGCGTCCCGCAGGTCGCCGGCGAGGCTCTCGGCGCCGGGGCGCAGCCGGTCTCCCATCACGACGATGCCCTCGAGCGCTCCGTCCACGGCGACGAGCACCTCGGCGCGACCGGCGTCGTCCGCTCCGTCCTCGCCGCGGGAGCGCTCGCCCACGCCGGCGATGCCCTGCGCCGCGAGCCAGCCGCTCGAGCCGACGGCGACGTGGCGGCCCTCGACCTCGCCGGCTATGCCGTGGCCGGCGTCCTCCGTGACGGCCGTCGGCACGGCGAGCGCGAGACCGCGCCGGCGCGCGTCGCGGACGAGGCTGTCCGCCAGCACGTGCACCGACATCTGGTCGAGCGAGGCCGCGAGCCGTAGCACCTCGCCTGCGGGCAGCGATCCGAGCGGCACGACCCGCTCGACGTCCGGCGCTCCGAGCGTGAGGGTGCCCGTCTTGTCGAGCAGGACGGTGCGCGCCGCGCCGAGGCGCTCGAGCGCGCCTGCACCCTTGACGATGACGCCGGCGCGAGCGGCACGGGAGAGCCCTGCCACGAACGCGATCGGCGCGGCGAGGATGAGCGGGCACGGAGTCGCGACCACCATCACCGCGAGCCCTCGTTTCGCGTCTCCGGTCGCGAGCCAGGCGATGCCGGCGACGGCGAGGCTGAAGGGGAGGAAGAAGGCGGCGTAGCGGTCGGCGAGACGCGTGAAGCGCGAGCGGTCGCTCTCCGCCTCGCGCACGAGCCGGACGATGGCCGCGTAGGCGCTCTCCGCCGCCGGCCGCGTGACGCGGAGATCGAACGCGTCGCCGGCGTTGGCCGTGCCCGAGCGGACGTCGGCGCCGGCCGCGATCGTCACCGGCAGCGGCTCGCCGGTGAGCGCGGACTCGTCGATGACGGCCTCCCCGCGGACGACGGTGCCGTCGGCGGGGACGACCTCGCCGGCGCGCACGACGACGACGTCGGCCGGCTGCAGCTCCTCGACCGCGACCTCCTCGACCGCTCCGTCGGCGTGGCGGTGGGCGATGCGCGGGGCGCGCTCGACGAGCAGCCGCAGCTCGCGGCGGGCGCGGCCCGCGGCCCACGACTCGAGCGCCTCGCCGCCGCTCATCATCAGCGCGACGATCACGGCGGCGAGCTGCTCTCCGAGGAGGAGCGACCAGGCGATGGCGATGAGGGCGATGGCGTCGACCCCGACGTCGCCGCGGCCGAGCGCGCGTGCCGTGGCGAGGGCGAGCGGCACGAGCACGGCGGCGGCGCCCACGCCCCAGGCCAGGTCGGCGAGGCCCGGGTGGTCGAGCAGCCAGAGCACGCCGCCGCAGGCGATCGCGGCGAGTGCGGTGAGTGCGAGCAGGCGGGCTCTCATGTTCCCGCCATCATCGCCGCCGCCGGTCTGCGGGGAACGCCTACCAGGACTTCGGGCCGGTGGGCGCCGGCGGGCGCGCGAGGCGCACGCGGGCGTCGACGACGACGGCCCCGTGCTCGAGCCCGAGCACGGGGTTGAGGTCGAGCTCGGCGAGCTCGGGCACGTCCTCCGCGAGCCGGGAGAGCCGGTGCAGCACGTCGCTGAGCGCCGCGGCGTCGGCGGGAGGGGCGCCGCGGAAGCCGGCCACGAGGCGGCCGGCCTTGCCGCCGCCGACGAGCTCGTCGGCGTCGACGTCCGTGAGCGGGGCGAGGCGGAACTGGGCGTCTCCGATCAGCTCCGCGTGGATGCCGCCGGGGCCGAACGCGACGAGAGGGCCGAACACGGGATCCTGTGCGACGCCTGCGAGCAGCTCGACGCCGCCGCTGATCAGCGGCTGCACGATGACGGAGCCGCCGATCCGCGCCGCCGCGGCGCGCACGTCCGCGGCGGAGGCGAGGTCCAGCGCGACGCCGCCGCTCTCGGTCTTGTGGACGCCTGCCGCGGCCGTCTTCACGACCGCCGGGTAGCCGAGCTTCTCGGCGGCGGCTACGGCCTCCTCCGGGCCCGCGGCGACGAGCTCGGGGACGACGGGGAGGCCGTACGCCTCGAGCAGCGCGCGCACGTCGCCGGGCCCGAGCCACGCCTCGGCCGCGCCGCCGAGCGCGCGCTCGACGACCTCCGTGGCCGCTGCGTGGTCGATGCCGTCGAGGTGTGGCACCGTTCCCGCCGCGCGCCTGAGCCACTCGGCGCGCTCGGCTGCGCGGCCGAGCGCCCGTGCGGCGGCCTCGGGGTAGGCGAACGACGGGATCTGCGCGGCGCGGCGCAGGGTGGATGGGGCGCCCTCGGCGGCGAGGATCGCGGCGAGCACGGGCTTCGAGGTGCCGCTCGCGGCGGCCGCCTCGCTGACGGCCGCGCCGACGTCGGCGGTCGCGACCGCGACGGGGGGGACGAAGAGCACGATGACGGCGTCGATGCCGGGATCGGCGAGCACGAGCGGCAGCGCCGCCCGGTAGCTCTCGGCCGTGGCCGAGCCGAGCATGTCGACGGGGTTCGCGGTCGACGCCTCGGCGGGCATCACGGCGGCGAGCGCGGCGCGGGTGTCCTCGCAGAGCTGGGGAAGGGAGAGGCCGGCGCTCTCGCAGGCGTCGGCGCAGAGGATGCCGAGGCCGCCCGCGTTCGTGAGCACCGCGACGCGGCGGCCGCGCGGGACGGGCTGGGTGGAGAGCAGGGCGGCGACGTCGAGCAGCTCCCCGAGCGTGTCGGCGCGGAGCACGCCGGCCTGGCGGAAGACCGCATCGACGGCGGCGTCGGACCCGGCGAGCGCGGCGGTATGCGAGCCCGCCGCCTTCTGCCCGGCCCGCGAGCGACCGCTCTTCATCGCCAGGATGGGCTTGTCGCGGGCGACGCGGCGGGCGATGCGCGCGAACTTGCGCGGGTTGCCGAACGACTCCACGTACAGCAGCACGAGGTCGGTGCCGCCGTCGTCCTCCCACCATTCGAGCAGGTCGTTCGAGGACACATCCGCCTTGTTGCCGATCGAGACGAACGCGGACACGCCGAGGCCCCGTGCCTCGGCGCGCTGGAGCAGCGCCAGGCCGAGCGCCCCGGACTGCGACGAGAAGCCGATGCGGCCTGCCGGGAACGAGCGCGGCGCGAAGGTCGCGTTGAGCCCGACGGCGGCGGAGGCGATGCCGAGGCAGTTCGGGCCGACGAGGCGGGCCCCGTGCGCACGGACGAGGGCGAGCAGCTGCTCCTGCCGGGCCCGGCCCTCGTCGCCGGTCTCGGCGAACCCGGCCGAGATCACGCAGAGCGCGCGCGTGCCGCTGCGGAGCGTCGCCTCGGCGGCCTCGAGCACGTGCTCTGCGGGGAGGCAGATGACGCCGAGGTCGATTTCGTCGGGGATCTCGTCGATGGACGGGTAGGCGCGGACGCCGGCCACGGGCTCGCCGGAGCGGTTGACCGGGTAGGCGGCGCCGGTGAAGCCTCCGGCGAGGACGTTGCGGAACAGCTCGCCGCCGATCGAGCCGCGGCGTGGGGAGGCACCGATCACGGCGACCGTCGACGGCGCGAAGAAGGGCCGCAGCGACGCCGAGACGGCGACGTGGTCGCGCGCGTCGACACGCTCGCGGTACCCGGGGGTCGACTCGATCGGGAACGTGACCTCGTAGACGCCGCCCTCGAGGGCGCGGGCGGCGCGAAAGCCGATGTTCTCGAACACCGACAGCATGGCCGCGTTCTCCGGCAGCACCTCGGCGACGAAGGATTCGATGCCGTGGGCGGCGGCGCGCGCGGCGAGCTGCTCGAGCATCCGCGTGCCGATCCCCTTGCGCTGGACGTCGTCGGCGACCGCGAACGCGGCCTCTGCCGCGTGACGATCGCGCAGGCGGCTGTAGTTGGCGACGGACACGATGCGCGCGTCGGAGCCGTCGCCCATGACGCCGATCAGCGAGCCCGCCTCCTCCCAGTCGGGATCGACGAGGGTGCGGGCGAACCGCTCGCCGGCGGCGGCGAGACCGTGGAAGCGGAGGAAGCGGCTGCGCACCGAGAGGCCGGCGAAGAAGGCGACGATCGCGTCGACGTCGTCGGCGCTGGGAGCGCGCAGACGCAGCGTCGTCCCGTCGCGGAGGATGACGTCGACGGTGGCCTGCATGTCCTGATCCTGCACGAGGTGCGGCACGCTGCCCAGTCTCGCGCGCCGCGCGCGCCGGGTCATCCGTCGCGGCGCGGAACGTCGGCGCGGGAAAGCCGCAGGCTCGTCAGCGGCGCCCGCGCGGGGCGAACATGCGCAGGAGCGTCCCCACGTCGATGTCGCGCTGCAGCGGATGCCGCAGCGGCACGTGATCGTGGACGACGTAGTGGTTGCGGCGGCCGACGCGCGTGCGCTCCACGTATCCCTCCGCGACGAGGTCGTTCACGATCGCCTGCACGGCGCGCTCCGTGATCCCCGCCTCGACGGCGACGTCCCGCAGTCGCGTGTCGGGGTCGCGGGCGATGCAGAGCAGCACCTGGGCGTGATGCGACAGGAACGTCCAGCCGCTCATGCTCGCTCCTCCGCCCTCTGGGCCGCTGCGAGGGCGCCCCGGAGGTTGAGGTCGGCGCCCATCGCAGGCGAAAATAGCAGAAGTCAACTTCAGGTGTAGTGTTTACACCCGGGGTTACACCCGCGGGCGAATGGTTGCTGCGAGCGGGGGACAGTAGCCTGCGGCGGCATGACGACCCCGATGATGGAGAGAGGCACGAGGTTGACGGAGCGGCAGCGCGAGGTGATCGCACTGATCGCGGCAGGGTGCTCGAACGACGAGGTCGGCGCGCGGCTCGGCATCTCCCCGCGAACGGCGAAGGCGCACGCGGACACGCTGCGCTCGAAGCTGGGCGTGAGCCGCCGGCGGCAGATCCCGGTCGCCTTCAGGGCGCTGACCGGCGAGGACCCTCTCTCCGCAAGCCTGGGCGCGCTGGTTCGGCGCCCGGGGCCCTGACGGCTGGGCGCCCGCGGCTTCCCCCGCTCCGCCGCGGGCGCCCGTCTTCTCGAA
Encoded proteins:
- a CDS encoding CBS domain-containing protein; this translates as MKVKDVMTTEVVTATPGMSLKEAAGLLAGRGISGMPVVAEDGKVLGVISEADVLVKEAEARPAGGLLRWLAMPDPAWAQRSVAVTVGEAMSAPALTITPGRPVAEAARVMLEEGVNRLPVVDRDGTLAGLVSRGDLVRAFARSDEEIRREIEEDVLRRVLWLEEGTVRVSVDDGAVTLSGEMPTADDARIASTFVSRVPGVVSVASTVRHRADQ
- a CDS encoding GNAT family N-acetyltransferase; protein product: MPHLVQDQDMQATVDVILRDGTTLRLRAPSADDVDAIVAFFAGLSVRSRFLRFHGLAAAGERFARTLVDPDWEEAGSLIGVMGDGSDARIVSVANYSRLRDRHAAEAAFAVADDVQRKGIGTRMLEQLAARAAAHGIESFVAEVLPENAAMLSVFENIGFRAARALEGGVYEVTFPIESTPGYRERVDARDHVAVSASLRPFFAPSTVAVIGASPRRGSIGGELFRNVLAGGFTGAAYPVNRSGEPVAGVRAYPSIDEIPDEIDLGVICLPAEHVLEAAEATLRSGTRALCVISAGFAETGDEGRARQEQLLALVRAHGARLVGPNCLGIASAAVGLNATFAPRSFPAGRIGFSSQSGALGLALLQRAEARGLGVSAFVSIGNKADVSSNDLLEWWEDDGGTDLVLLYVESFGNPRKFARIARRVARDKPILAMKSGRSRAGQKAAGSHTAALAGSDAAVDAVFRQAGVLRADTLGELLDVAALLSTQPVPRGRRVAVLTNAGGLGILCADACESAGLSLPQLCEDTRAALAAVMPAEASTANPVDMLGSATAESYRAALPLVLADPGIDAVIVLFVPPVAVATADVGAAVSEAAAASGTSKPVLAAILAAEGAPSTLRRAAQIPSFAYPEAAARALGRAAERAEWLRRAAGTVPHLDGIDHAAATEVVERALGGAAEAWLGPGDVRALLEAYGLPVVPELVAAGPEEAVAAAEKLGYPAVVKTAAAGVHKTESGGVALDLASAADVRAAAARIGGSVIVQPLISGGVELLAGVAQDPVFGPLVAFGPGGIHAELIGDAQFRLAPLTDVDADELVGGGKAGRLVAGFRGAPPADAAALSDVLHRLSRLAEDVPELAELDLNPVLGLEHGAVVVDARVRLARPPAPTGPKSW
- a CDS encoding gamma-glutamyltransferase family protein, whose amino-acid sequence is MEIGFDALFRPGSAHTSGWRRMPAVAAEAMVATSHPLATRAGLAALDRGGNAVDAALAAAAVLTVAEPTDNGPGGDAFALVWDGATLHGANGSGRSPAVLDADRADAAGPRSVTVPGAVRLWADLAVRFGRLGLDAALAPAAALAESGLACTARIADKWARAERAPWPAPRVGERYRLPELGATLRGIAERGPQAFYEGPVAAAIASATWLEESDLAEHRTEWVEPLRHDYRGVEVCELPPNGQGAAALLALALYDGLEPGLHAQIEAMKLALADTRAVVHDGALPGDFLAPERLAARRALVRPAAALDPVLRLPRGGTTYLCAVDADGMAVSLIQSIYESFGSGVVAPGTGVSLHNRAAGFSAEPGHPNALAPGKRPYHTIIPGMLLEGGRMLGPFGVMGGPMQPQGHFQLLLRLVDHGDDPQAALDAPRWRVEGGRVVTLEPGLWQAAERLRLLGHDAVRGSSPHPFGVGQMILRCGEGLIGGSDGRGDGFAAGY
- a CDS encoding helix-turn-helix transcriptional regulator; amino-acid sequence: MSGWTFLSHHAQVLLCIARDPDTRLRDVAVEAGITERAVQAIVNDLVAEGYVERTRVGRRNHYVVHDHVPLRHPLQRDIDVGTLLRMFAPRGRR
- a CDS encoding FAD-dependent oxidoreductase; protein product: MGRDADIVVVGGGITGVAAARALAQGGRAVLLLEQFELGHDRGSSHGGSRIFRLAYPDAHYVRLAQGAREGWRELEAECGETLIVTAGALDFGPIALEHARALASCGVRYELLDGRDVSMRWPIDADPGEPVLYQPDGGTTLADRAHAAFAAAARQSGAEILENTPVTEIELGPGVVRVHTAREEIVARAVVVAAGAWAQALLAPLRIELAVVPTRETVTYFDLPGALELPTVVDDAVPDARAHGLRRPGLINYALPAPGIGLKCGLHHAGPPANPDERGEPDEAVVRWASTWVARRFPEVDPSPVGAETCLYTSTADESFVLERHGRVVVASACSGHGFKFAPLLGRTIAAMARDAAG
- a CDS encoding helix-turn-helix domain-containing protein; protein product: MSYTGAITFKRARTPHYDDPVAVGRRLHEAREAAAMSQRELAFPGCSAAYISRIERGERIPSLQVMRELARRLGVSEALLAFGRDPIDSGVASRVRDVEAAEASGDAAARTRAYQALSRAASKAARAISS
- a CDS encoding heavy metal translocating P-type ATPase, whose amino-acid sequence is MRARLLALTALAAIACGGVLWLLDHPGLADLAWGVGAAAVLVPLALATARALGRGDVGVDAIALIAIAWSLLLGEQLAAVIVALMMSGGEALESWAAGRARRELRLLVERAPRIAHRHADGAVEEVAVEELQPADVVVVRAGEVVPADGTVVRGEAVIDESALTGEPLPVTIAAGADVRSGTANAGDAFDLRVTRPAAESAYAAIVRLVREAESDRSRFTRLADRYAAFFLPFSLAVAGIAWLATGDAKRGLAVMVVATPCPLILAAPIAFVAGLSRAARAGVIVKGAGALERLGAARTVLLDKTGTLTLGAPDVERVVPLGSLPAGEVLRLAASLDQMSVHVLADSLVRDARRRGLALAVPTAVTEDAGHGIAGEVEGRHVAVGSSGWLAAQGIAGVGERSRGEDGADDAGRAEVLVAVDGALEGIVVMGDRLRPGAESLAGDLRDAGISEIALVTGDRREVADEVARLAGIDRVLAEQTPEDKLDAVRAMIGAHGESGAVVMVGDGINDAPALALADVGIAMAGKGATVSSEAADVVITVDRADRIALSIRIGRRSVHIARQSVTVGLGLSITAMIVAAFGYLPPVWGALLQEVIDVAVILNALRALRG
- a CDS encoding helix-turn-helix domain-containing protein, which gives rise to MTTPMMERGTRLTERQREVIALIAAGCSNDEVGARLGISPRTAKAHADTLRSKLGVSRRRQIPVAFRALTGEDPLSASLGALVRRPGP